The following are encoded together in the Methylorubrum sp. B1-46 genome:
- a CDS encoding adenylosuccinate synthase: MAFKPKSAAETKARDLGLALARIAESDGMPAHVGVDALRRASPRLTPLAIGQMVRKHRDIIEETLTERGLTLIDYADQGPGRGMEFTVADA, from the coding sequence ATGGCCTTCAAGCCGAAATCGGCCGCGGAGACGAAAGCCCGCGATCTGGGTTTGGCGCTGGCGCGCATCGCCGAGAGCGACGGCATGCCGGCTCATGTCGGTGTGGACGCTCTGCGCCGAGCCAGTCCGCGCCTGACGCCGCTGGCCATCGGACAGATGGTACGAAAGCACCGCGACATCATCGAAGAGACGCTGACCGAGCGCGGGCTGACTCTGATCGACTATGCCGATCAGGGGCCGGGACGCGGAATGGAATTCACGGTCGCCGACGCCTGA
- a CDS encoding NAD(P)H-hydrate dehydratase → MTENRLTPDRLRQLPLPVPEEGSKEQRGTVLVVGGSVEVPGAVLLAGVAALRAGAGRLRIATVESSAAIMGVAVPEARVIGLAETEEGAIDPAGAQSRLPAMAERCQSVLVGPGLSAGETAEALSRAVLAAEAKAALVLDAGVIADLGRQSEAVRSCRGCAVITPHAGEMARLLEIERGVVEAAPLAAARRAADLLGCVVIMKGAKSWIVDPSGAAWLYDGGGVGLATSGSGDVLSGIIAGLLARGAETMKAALWGVYLHGQAGRRLAERVGPVGFLAREIADEVPSILREV, encoded by the coding sequence ATGACCGAGAACCGCCTGACGCCTGATCGCCTTCGGCAATTGCCGCTTCCGGTGCCGGAGGAGGGCAGCAAGGAGCAGCGCGGCACCGTCCTTGTCGTCGGTGGGTCCGTCGAGGTCCCGGGCGCCGTTCTCCTGGCCGGCGTCGCCGCGCTTCGGGCCGGAGCCGGACGCCTCCGGATCGCGACGGTCGAGAGCAGCGCAGCAATCATGGGCGTCGCGGTGCCCGAGGCACGGGTCATCGGACTGGCGGAGACGGAGGAGGGCGCCATCGATCCGGCGGGGGCGCAATCCCGACTGCCGGCCATGGCCGAACGCTGCCAGTCGGTGCTGGTCGGGCCGGGCCTGAGCGCCGGCGAGACCGCGGAGGCTCTCTCTCGTGCCGTTCTGGCCGCCGAGGCGAAGGCGGCGCTCGTGCTCGATGCTGGCGTGATCGCCGATCTCGGCCGGCAGTCCGAAGCGGTTCGATCCTGCCGCGGTTGCGCGGTGATCACCCCGCATGCCGGCGAGATGGCCCGGCTTCTCGAGATCGAGCGCGGCGTCGTCGAAGCGGCCCCTCTGGCAGCGGCTCGCCGCGCCGCCGACCTTCTCGGATGCGTCGTGATCATGAAGGGCGCAAAGAGCTGGATCGTCGATCCCAGCGGAGCGGCGTGGCTCTATGACGGCGGCGGCGTGGGGCTCGCCACCTCCGGCTCGGGCGATGTTCTGTCCGGCATCATCGCGGGCCTTCTCGCGCGGGGCGCCGAGACCATGAAAGCGGCCCTCTGGGGCGTTTACTTGCATGGGCAGGCGGGACGGCGGCTCGCCGAGCGGGTGGGGCCGGTCGGGTTTCTGGCGCGGGAGATCGCCGACGAGGTTCCTTCGATCCTGCGCGAGGTTTGA